Proteins encoded in a region of the Mucispirillum schaedleri ASF457 genome:
- a CDS encoding UDP-N-acetylglucosamine--N-acetylmuramyl-(pentapeptide) pyrophosphoryl-undecaprenol N-acetylglucosamine transferase, whose protein sequence is MKVIFAGGGTGGHLYPAVAISEQLKKNNINYYFMVSDRGIERNILRPLNCQFEEQKVSAYMNQSVTGKIKALFNMIKATGRALKVVQKGDKVILTGGFAAAPSAIAAVLKGCDLYLHEQNSVMGLVNRIFARFSKKVFLSFENTKNAKGSLIVTGNPVREVFYNTAPKKDYTGRLLILGGSQGSRKINKLISSSIDEIMSLGFNVTHQCGAKLFDETVQMYGSKIDEYKERLILKPYIENAVDEMSNADIIVSRSGAGAVFEIKALKCPAIYIPFAAASENHQYYNALEEKEKGCCIILEEDKAGTASLKDALNEIKENITVFRDNLEKSPVQKSSEIIFKELEII, encoded by the coding sequence ATGAAAGTAATATTTGCAGGTGGCGGCACCGGCGGGCATTTATATCCTGCTGTTGCAATTAGTGAACAGTTAAAAAAAAATAATATAAATTACTACTTTATGGTATCAGACAGGGGCATAGAAAGGAATATTTTAAGACCATTAAACTGTCAGTTTGAAGAACAGAAAGTGTCTGCTTATATGAACCAGTCTGTAACTGGCAAAATAAAAGCATTGTTTAATATGATAAAAGCTACAGGCAGAGCATTAAAAGTAGTGCAGAAAGGTGATAAAGTAATATTAACAGGCGGGTTTGCTGCTGCACCATCTGCAATAGCTGCTGTTTTAAAAGGCTGTGATTTATATCTGCATGAGCAAAATAGTGTAATGGGGCTTGTAAATAGAATTTTTGCAAGGTTCAGCAAAAAAGTATTTTTATCATTTGAAAATACTAAAAATGCAAAAGGCAGCTTAATAGTTACCGGCAACCCTGTAAGAGAGGTTTTTTATAATACTGCACCTAAAAAAGATTATACTGGCAGGCTGCTTATTTTAGGCGGCTCTCAGGGCAGCAGAAAAATAAATAAATTAATTTCTTCATCAATTGATGAAATAATGTCATTAGGCTTTAATGTTACACATCAGTGTGGAGCAAAACTTTTTGATGAAACAGTGCAAATGTATGGCAGCAAGATTGATGAATATAAGGAAAGGCTTATTTTAAAGCCTTATATAGAAAATGCAGTTGATGAAATGAGTAATGCTGATATTATAGTTTCCCGCTCTGGAGCAGGGGCTGTTTTTGAAATAAAAGCATTAAAATGCCCTGCAATATATATTCCATTTGCTGCAGCAAGTGAAAATCACCAGTATTATAATGCTTTAGAAGAAAAAGAAAAAGGCTGCTGCATAATACTTGAAGAAGATAAGGCAGGGACTGCATCACTAAAAGATGCTTTAAATGAGATAAAAGAAAATATTACAGTTTTCAGGGACAATTTAGAAAAAAGCCCTGTGCAGAAAAGCAGCGAAATAATATTTAAAGAATTAGAAATTATATAG
- the murC gene encoding UDP-N-acetylmuramate--L-alanine ligase, with translation MNSVFGRFSHIHFVGIGGIGMSGIAEVLHNMGFKVSGSDINENANVKMLREMGIKISIGHDESNVEYADVIVYTSAARDDNPELVRARQERKPVIKRGEMLSELMRLKFAVAVAGSHGKTTTTSMVAEIVKAAKLDPTILIGGRLNSTNNNASYGKSNIMIAEADESDRSFLMLYPSIAVITNIDYEHMESYKDFDDVKESFTEFANMVPFYGTSVLCIDNNNVADIIPNITKRFITYGTKAQADIRAVNIKKDGFSVSYDVKKGEDILGHIEIMLPGDHIVLNSLAALTAAMEMGIEFDIIAETLKNFSGVQRRMSIRYKSEKYIVIDDYGHHPTEIATTLKAVREASPESSIVVIFQPHRYTRTRDLMSDFAKCFMDADKLYITDIYAASEKAIEGIVAEKLIAEVKNHGFKDVSYLPNLNDSLSDFDDNNEKHTIIMTFGAGSITNFSYIIADYLKERGK, from the coding sequence TTGAATAGTGTATTTGGCAGATTTTCCCATATACATTTTGTAGGTATAGGCGGCATTGGAATGAGCGGTATTGCTGAAGTGCTGCATAATATGGGATTTAAAGTAAGCGGCTCAGATATAAACGAAAATGCTAATGTCAAAATGCTTAGAGAGATGGGTATTAAAATAAGCATTGGTCATGATGAATCAAATGTTGAATATGCAGATGTAATAGTTTATACAAGTGCAGCCCGTGATGATAATCCAGAACTTGTTAGAGCCAGACAGGAAAGAAAGCCTGTTATTAAGCGTGGAGAAATGCTTTCTGAACTTATGAGATTAAAGTTTGCAGTAGCTGTTGCAGGCTCTCATGGCAAAACTACAACTACTTCTATGGTGGCAGAGATTGTCAAAGCTGCTAAATTAGACCCAACAATATTAATAGGCGGCAGATTAAACAGCACTAACAATAATGCAAGCTATGGTAAAAGTAACATAATGATTGCAGAAGCAGATGAGAGTGACAGGTCCTTTTTAATGCTTTATCCATCTATTGCTGTTATTACAAATATAGATTATGAGCATATGGAAAGTTATAAAGATTTTGATGATGTAAAAGAAAGTTTTACAGAGTTTGCTAATATGGTGCCATTTTATGGAACAAGTGTTTTATGTATTGATAATAATAATGTGGCAGATATAATACCAAACATTACAAAAAGATTTATCACTTACGGCACAAAGGCACAAGCTGACATTAGAGCAGTTAATATTAAAAAAGACGGTTTTAGTGTATCTTATGATGTTAAAAAAGGTGAAGATATTTTAGGGCATATTGAAATAATGCTTCCGGGGGACCATATTGTATTAAACTCTCTTGCAGCATTAACAGCAGCTATGGAAATGGGTATAGAGTTTGACATAATTGCAGAAACTCTTAAAAACTTTTCAGGTGTTCAGAGAAGAATGTCTATAAGATATAAAAGTGAAAAATATATTGTGATAGATGATTACGGCCACCACCCAACAGAGATTGCAACCACATTGAAAGCTGTCCGTGAAGCAAGCCCTGAAAGCAGTATTGTTGTTATATTTCAGCCACACAGATATACAAGAACAAGGGATTTAATGAGCGATTTTGCAAAATGTTTTATGGATGCAGATAAACTTTATATCACAGATATATATGCAGCAAGTGAAAAAGCTATTGAAGGCATTGTGGCAGAAAAATTAATTGCAGAAGTGAAAAATCATGGATTTAAAGATGTTTCTTATCTTCCAAATTTAAATGATTCGCTATCTGATTTTGATGATAATAATGAGAAACATACTATTATTATGACTTTTGGTGCAGGAAGCATAACTAATTTTTCATATATAATTGCAGATTATTTAAAAGAAAGGGGCAAATAA
- a CDS encoding D-alanine--D-alanine ligase, with the protein MDKNSKICVIYGGMSAEREVSLKSGKNMADALLKNFPNVSLIDADFSLAEKLAVLKPDLCVIALHGTYGEDGCVQGMLEMMGIPYTGAGVAASAVAFDKLLAKHTFIDYGLPTPKYTILKEDDKQPPFMPCVVKPARQGSSIGIRIVKDIKDYAAAVEEAFKYDSKVLCEEFIEGKELTIPVMDMQAFPPIWIRPKKGFYNYENKYTAGMTEYLLDTGLSSSRLKSLKKLAVKAYSACGCRSMARIDIIATDRKFYVIEVNTIPGMTATSLVPKSASKLGISFEDIVKRIAESASLDNK; encoded by the coding sequence ATGGATAAAAACAGTAAAATATGTGTTATTTACGGTGGAATGAGTGCAGAAAGGGAAGTGTCTCTTAAAAGCGGCAAAAATATGGCGGACGCTCTTTTAAAAAATTTTCCTAATGTGTCGTTAATAGATGCAGATTTTTCTTTGGCTGAAAAATTAGCAGTATTAAAACCTGATTTATGTGTCATAGCTTTACATGGCACATACGGAGAAGATGGCTGTGTTCAAGGTATGCTTGAAATGATGGGAATACCTTATACTGGTGCAGGAGTTGCTGCAAGTGCTGTTGCTTTTGATAAACTTTTAGCAAAACATACTTTTATAGATTATGGACTACCTACACCAAAATATACTATTTTAAAGGAAGATGACAAGCAGCCTCCATTTATGCCATGTGTTGTAAAACCAGCAAGGCAGGGTTCAAGTATAGGTATTAGAATAGTAAAAGATATAAAAGACTATGCAGCAGCTGTTGAAGAAGCATTTAAATATGACAGTAAAGTATTATGCGAAGAATTTATAGAAGGTAAAGAGCTGACTATTCCTGTTATGGATATGCAGGCATTTCCACCTATATGGATACGACCTAAAAAAGGCTTTTACAACTATGAAAATAAATATACTGCTGGTATGACAGAATATCTGCTTGATACTGGTTTAAGTTCATCAAGGCTTAAAAGTTTAAAAAAACTTGCAGTAAAAGCATATAGTGCATGTGGCTGCAGGTCTATGGCAAGAATAGATATTATTGCAACAGATAGAAAATTTTATGTAATAGAAGTAAATACTATTCCTGGTATGACTGCCACATCATTAGTGCCAAAATCTGCCAGTAAATTAGGTATTTCTTTTGAAGATATTGTAAAAAGAATTGCAGAAAGTGCATCACTTGATAATAAATAA
- a CDS encoding cell division protein FtsQ/DivIB, giving the protein MKGGIIKLVLLSGFVFGVGFGAATVVNKIKQTNVFVIKSVEVQGVINADRQAIKKIGTKFIGLNLFDSRLKETIVSDDPWVQRIIASKVLPDKVNLIVYEEKALFPFKNRQNKCFVFTGSGKEMSFTCNNVNIKTANKIHFDNAMKFAAILEQMPELRDKQITLKDYSFEVVMGNEVLRCPYDYELLKNNYVLYENTIKERYKSIEYADLTVNNRIYVKGVLHAS; this is encoded by the coding sequence ATGAAAGGCGGCATTATCAAACTTGTATTATTATCAGGGTTTGTTTTTGGTGTAGGCTTTGGAGCTGCAACAGTAGTTAATAAAATAAAGCAGACTAATGTGTTTGTCATTAAAAGTGTAGAAGTGCAGGGAGTAATCAATGCAGACAGACAGGCTATTAAAAAGATAGGCACAAAGTTTATAGGGCTTAATCTTTTTGACAGCAGGCTTAAAGAAACTATTGTTTCAGATGACCCATGGGTGCAGCGAATAATAGCAAGCAAAGTATTACCTGATAAAGTTAATTTAATAGTTTATGAGGAAAAGGCTTTATTTCCTTTTAAAAACAGGCAAAACAAATGTTTTGTATTTACAGGCAGCGGCAAAGAAATGTCTTTTACCTGCAATAATGTAAATATAAAAACAGCAAATAAAATTCATTTTGATAATGCTATGAAATTTGCTGCTATATTAGAGCAGATGCCGGAACTTAGGGATAAACAGATAACCTTAAAAGATTACAGTTTTGAAGTTGTAATGGGTAATGAAGTGCTTCGTTGTCCTTATGATTATGAGCTTTTGAAAAATAATTATGTATTATATGAAAATACAATTAAAGAAAGATATAAAAGCATAGAATATGCTGATTTAACTGTAAATAACAGAATATATGTAAAGGGGGTGCTCCATGCCTCATAA